A genome region from Longimicrobium sp. includes the following:
- the gspM gene encoding type II secretion system protein GspM translates to MSRISITPRDRKAITVGAAILVPGLIWAFAVSPYLHALRSAESKLGDERRLLRRELELLAEARGYPAAFADGAKKLLAVAPRLTGGDDDAAAGAAVAGYVRRLAQMGGANVTRVDPAPVRDAGGGITALPVAVTGEADLEGVMNLLQLLETGPKLVRVDELKIEAQDGPVAAGAAYAPTPFFVAAGGGSEVIRFSFTATGYTLATGKPVPAADSAEAGR, encoded by the coding sequence ATGAGCCGCATCTCCATCACCCCGCGCGACCGCAAGGCGATCACGGTCGGCGCGGCCATCCTCGTTCCCGGGCTGATCTGGGCGTTCGCCGTCTCCCCGTATCTCCATGCCCTGCGGTCGGCCGAGTCGAAGCTGGGAGACGAGCGGCGGCTGCTGCGGCGCGAGCTGGAGCTGCTGGCCGAGGCCAGGGGCTATCCCGCCGCCTTCGCAGACGGGGCGAAAAAGCTGCTCGCCGTCGCGCCGCGGCTGACGGGGGGCGACGACGACGCGGCGGCGGGGGCGGCGGTCGCGGGCTACGTCCGCCGCCTGGCGCAGATGGGCGGCGCCAACGTCACCCGCGTGGACCCCGCGCCCGTGCGCGACGCCGGCGGCGGCATCACCGCGCTCCCCGTCGCCGTGACGGGAGAGGCCGACCTGGAGGGGGTGATGAACCTCCTGCAGCTGCTGGAGACCGGCCCCAAGCTGGTGCGCGTGGACGAGCTGAAGATCGAGGCGCAGGACGGCCCCGTGGCCGCCGGCGCGGCGTACGCCCCCACGCCCTTCTTCGTCGCGGCGGGCGGGGGGAGCGAGGTGATCCGCTTCTCCTTCACCGCGACGGGATACACGCTGGCGACGGGGAAGCCCGTCCCCGCGGCGGACAGCGCGGAGGCGGGGCGATGA
- a CDS encoding secretin N-terminal domain-containing protein: MRILVAAAATALLAAPHLYAQQQPAGVVRTPGGVQVDFQNTDMRLVVAALADAAGLNVVYGDLPQKAVTLRTSTPVPLAQVRVYLSSLLQANDLELKDEGSGLLRIVPRAGSAQAVAQPQAQQAYAGPQDGSVRVFVYRLRHAPAEDMARSIGALFGIGDGGVAAHPDRAQSLTEQLRGQSLDANGDPRVPRPQAGLNAGLQGQVQVFADSRTNALLIRATPADYETLRQAIEQLDTRPLQVMIEVLIAEVRRNSQFGLGIDVRVPQHEINDNGTSIGGELVGGTAGDVALRILKLGNVEANVIIHALAASGDVTILSRPVILAQNNEAARILVGDQRPFIQISRSFPTDNAARDQVIQYRDVGTQLTIRPTVNPDGYVTLSVLQEVSNATNETQFGAPIISTREAETRLLVKDGHTVVIGGLIDHQRDSNNSGVPLLKDIPLIGGLFRSTSRQKTSTELFLFLIPHVLYSDEDVDGATRRVRERTERLDRALPDSIPLFWKESQDTTAAPVGTPTGRRTRPIVAPAPAAPPPAQPQPVAPSPAPEQPAQPQPPAPQGGGTAPESDAEDVMASERRGR, translated from the coding sequence ATGCGGATCCTGGTCGCCGCCGCGGCCACCGCGCTCCTGGCGGCGCCGCACCTGTACGCGCAGCAGCAGCCCGCGGGCGTGGTGCGCACCCCGGGCGGCGTGCAGGTGGACTTCCAGAACACCGACATGCGCCTGGTGGTCGCCGCGCTGGCGGACGCGGCGGGGCTGAACGTGGTGTATGGCGACCTGCCGCAGAAGGCGGTGACGCTGCGCACCAGCACCCCCGTTCCCCTCGCCCAGGTGCGCGTGTACCTGAGCTCGCTGCTGCAGGCCAACGACCTGGAGCTGAAGGACGAGGGAAGCGGACTGCTGCGCATCGTTCCCCGCGCGGGGTCGGCGCAGGCGGTCGCGCAGCCGCAGGCGCAGCAGGCGTACGCGGGGCCGCAGGACGGCTCGGTGCGCGTGTTCGTGTACCGCCTGCGCCACGCCCCGGCCGAGGACATGGCGCGCAGCATCGGCGCGCTCTTCGGCATCGGCGACGGCGGCGTGGCGGCGCACCCCGACCGCGCGCAGTCGCTGACCGAGCAGCTGCGCGGCCAGTCGCTCGACGCCAACGGCGACCCGCGCGTGCCCCGCCCGCAGGCGGGGCTGAACGCGGGGCTGCAGGGGCAGGTGCAGGTGTTCGCCGACTCGCGCACCAACGCGCTGCTGATCCGCGCCACGCCGGCCGATTACGAGACGCTGCGGCAGGCAATCGAGCAGCTCGACACGCGCCCGCTGCAGGTGATGATCGAGGTGCTGATCGCCGAGGTGCGGCGCAACAGCCAGTTCGGGCTGGGGATCGACGTGCGCGTTCCCCAGCACGAGATCAACGACAACGGCACCTCCATCGGCGGCGAGCTGGTGGGCGGGACGGCGGGCGACGTGGCGCTGCGCATCCTCAAGCTGGGCAACGTCGAGGCGAACGTCATCATCCACGCGCTGGCCGCCAGCGGCGACGTCACCATCCTCTCCCGCCCCGTCATCCTGGCGCAGAACAACGAGGCGGCGCGCATCCTGGTGGGCGACCAGCGGCCGTTCATCCAGATCTCCCGCTCGTTCCCCACCGACAACGCCGCGCGCGACCAGGTGATCCAGTACCGCGACGTGGGCACCCAGCTCACCATCCGCCCCACGGTCAACCCCGACGGCTACGTGACCCTTTCCGTGCTGCAGGAGGTGAGCAATGCGACGAACGAGACGCAGTTCGGCGCGCCGATCATCTCCACGCGCGAGGCCGAGACGCGGCTGCTGGTGAAGGACGGCCACACGGTGGTGATCGGCGGGCTGATCGACCACCAGCGCGACAGCAACAACTCGGGCGTCCCCCTGCTGAAGGACATCCCCCTGATCGGCGGGCTCTTCCGCTCCACCAGCCGGCAGAAGACGTCGACGGAGCTGTTCCTCTTCCTGATTCCCCACGTGCTGTACAGCGACGAGGACGTGGACGGCGCCACGCGGCGGGTGCGCGAGCGCACGGAGCGGCTGGACCGCGCGCTCCCGGACAGCATCCCGCTGTTCTGGAAGGAGAGCCAGGACACCACCGCCGCCCCCGTCGGCACTCCCACCGGCCGCCGGACGAGACCGATCGTCGCGCCGGCGCCGGCCGCGCCGCCGCCCGCGCAGCCGCAGCCCGTGGCGCCGTCGCCTGCGCCGGAGCAGCCTGCGCAGCCGCAGCCGCCCGCGCCGCAGGGCGGGGGGACGGCGCCGGAGTCGGACGCGGAGGACGTGATGGCGAGCGAGAGGCGCGGGCGATGA
- a CDS encoding GspH/FimT family pseudopilin: MRAVWAPPGFPPTPGPSPTRGEGWGRGDLSAAAGFGAEFPPAPAKRGRGPGGGGRPRPRTGSLSSPNPFRTLSGSYGFTLLEMMVVMAMLAIAAAVAVPALRPPRERSAGAAADSLLHVLARARADAAARGVPVRVEVRAGDGAFSVTADADGGARDTLGSGVLPLPADGRVMAMGSAARVGFDATGRARADRMLVTGEGGGIEIVVDAWSGAARAAR, from the coding sequence ATGAGAGCGGTGTGGGCGCCGCCGGGGTTCCCCCCCACCCCCGGCCCCTCCCCCACGAGGGGGGAGGGATGGGGGAGGGGAGACCTCAGCGCGGCAGCTGGATTCGGCGCTGAGTTCCCCCCCGCCCCCGCGAAGCGGGGGAGGGGGCCGGGGGGAGGGGGCCGCCCGCGGCCGCGCACAGGGTCGCTCAGCAGTCCGAACCCTTTCCGCACGCTGAGTGGTTCCTACGGCTTCACGCTGCTGGAGATGATGGTGGTGATGGCGATGCTGGCCATCGCGGCGGCGGTGGCCGTCCCCGCGCTGCGGCCGCCCCGCGAGCGCAGCGCCGGCGCGGCCGCCGACAGCCTGCTGCACGTCCTGGCCCGCGCGCGGGCGGATGCGGCGGCGCGCGGCGTCCCGGTCCGCGTGGAGGTGCGCGCGGGCGACGGCGCCTTCTCGGTGACGGCCGACGCGGACGGCGGCGCGCGCGACACGCTGGGCTCCGGCGTGCTCCCGCTCCCCGCGGACGGAAGGGTGATGGCGATGGGGAGCGCGGCGCGGGTCGGCTTCGACGCCACCGGCCGCGCCCGCGCCGACCGGATGCTCGTGACGGGGGAAGGAGGAGGGATTGAGATCGTGGTCGATGCGTGGAGCGGCGCCGCGCGCGCGGCTCGCTGA
- a CDS encoding type II secretion system protein codes for MRGAAPRARLADRGGFTLIEAVVALLIVALALVPLLGAARQALRSEARVGPAREAVALAEMRMEELSLLPVDSLAAYLSPRAERFPAPYGRFIWHALLRGETESPALVRAAVVVDWTGGSYSLETTFHRTDMLPEFNSMAGMPSAAP; via the coding sequence ATGCGTGGAGCGGCGCCGCGCGCGCGGCTCGCTGACCGCGGCGGGTTCACGCTGATCGAGGCGGTCGTCGCGCTGCTGATCGTCGCGCTGGCGCTGGTGCCGCTCCTCGGCGCCGCGCGGCAGGCGCTCCGGTCCGAAGCGAGGGTCGGCCCCGCCCGCGAGGCCGTCGCGCTGGCGGAGATGCGGATGGAGGAGCTGTCGCTGCTCCCGGTGGACTCGCTGGCCGCGTATCTGTCCCCGCGCGCGGAACGGTTCCCGGCGCCGTACGGCCGCTTCATCTGGCACGCGCTCCTGCGCGGCGAGACGGAGTCGCCCGCGCTGGTCCGCGCCGCGGTGGTGGTCGACTGGACCGGCGGCAGCTACTCGCTGGAGACGACCTTCCATCGCACCGACATGCTGCCGGAGTTCAACTCGATGGCGGGGATGCCGTCGGCGGCACCGTGA
- a CDS encoding prepilin-type N-terminal cleavage/methylation domain-containing protein, translating into MTNHLRSQYGFTLVEVLVALVVAGAVSAAAYGVVGAMAESRRAAERAREAALPGAGARQTLQEWVRAAALFDGGGPLAGADRRAAGVPRDELAFAVEDGGALRPGPRRIRLWIGRSTLGPSGLLAEVSALGPRPEPAETLVVARAAGGLDVRYRVTIRERQVWLDAWASDSVLPEAVELRVTPAQEIAADPRMGGFPGLLQLPLRVPLRPGLQTLTGGTDARGPAGIRAGCGAVGAGAGCGPGR; encoded by the coding sequence ATGACGAACCATCTCCGTTCGCAGTACGGTTTTACCCTCGTCGAAGTGCTCGTCGCCCTCGTTGTCGCGGGGGCGGTGTCGGCGGCGGCGTACGGCGTGGTGGGGGCGATGGCGGAGTCGCGGCGGGCGGCGGAGCGCGCGAGAGAGGCGGCGCTCCCCGGCGCGGGCGCGCGCCAGACGCTGCAGGAGTGGGTGCGCGCCGCGGCGCTCTTCGACGGCGGCGGCCCGTTGGCGGGCGCGGACCGGCGCGCGGCGGGCGTCCCGCGCGACGAGCTGGCCTTCGCGGTGGAGGACGGCGGCGCGCTGCGGCCGGGGCCGCGCCGCATCCGGCTGTGGATCGGCCGCTCCACCCTGGGGCCGTCGGGGCTGCTGGCCGAGGTGTCCGCGCTCGGCCCCCGCCCCGAGCCGGCGGAGACGCTCGTGGTGGCGCGCGCGGCGGGTGGGCTGGACGTGCGGTATCGCGTCACCATCCGCGAGCGGCAGGTGTGGCTGGACGCGTGGGCGTCGGACTCCGTCCTCCCCGAGGCGGTGGAGCTCCGGGTGACGCCCGCGCAGGAGATCGCGGCCGACCCGCGGATGGGCGGCTTTCCCGGCCTGCTGCAACTTCCGCTGCGCGTGCCGCTCAGGCCCGGGCTGCAGACCCTGACTGGAGGAACCGATGCGCGTGGGCCGGCGGGGATTCGCGCTGGTTGCGGTGCTGTGGGCGCTGGTGCTGGCTGCGGCCCTGGCCGCTGA